One stretch of Nitrosococcus watsonii C-113 DNA includes these proteins:
- the argE gene encoding acetylornithine deacetylase, translating to MENNEAPYLPILEKLIRFPTISRETNLPLIEYSEDFLNSRGFQTQRFYNKQRNKANLMARIGPDKKGGLMLAGHTDVVPVDQQAWTNDPFRLVEKNGCLYGRGTSDMKGFLALALEIAASIEGHRLQCPLYLCFTYDEEIGCGGAKALIGYLKTLSPPPRFVLIGEPTDMELVTAHKSIQITTTHIRGKPAHSSCPQLGASAIVFASKLIAALEEILPPEENRDFNPPAATFNVGAIQGGTAINIIPEHCQFDWECRTLPSQNPAQLNEAWERLIHALRKQIPGIEVENHIKTAVPGLKAESNREIATWLKEFLEEGKIGTAPFMTEAGLYQQAGLPTVVCGPGSIQEAHQPDENISIHSMENYRFFLYKIVGSLMEQE from the coding sequence ATGGAAAATAACGAGGCTCCCTATCTCCCTATCCTGGAAAAACTGATTAGATTTCCTACCATTTCAAGGGAAACCAATCTGCCCCTCATCGAGTATAGCGAAGATTTTCTCAACAGCCGGGGTTTTCAAACCCAGCGCTTCTATAATAAGCAAAGGAACAAGGCAAACCTCATGGCCCGGATTGGGCCCGACAAGAAGGGCGGCCTGATGCTGGCCGGCCATACCGATGTGGTCCCGGTAGACCAGCAAGCCTGGACCAACGATCCATTTCGGCTAGTTGAAAAAAATGGCTGCCTGTATGGCAGGGGCACCTCCGATATGAAAGGGTTTCTCGCTTTGGCGTTGGAGATAGCGGCCTCTATCGAGGGCCATCGCCTGCAATGCCCCCTCTATCTCTGTTTTACTTACGATGAGGAGATCGGTTGCGGAGGCGCTAAAGCGCTTATCGGATATTTAAAAACCCTATCTCCCCCGCCCCGCTTTGTTTTGATCGGTGAACCCACAGATATGGAGTTGGTCACGGCTCACAAAAGCATTCAAATTACCACCACCCACATCAGGGGAAAACCGGCCCATTCAAGCTGCCCCCAGCTAGGCGCCAGTGCCATTGTATTTGCCTCTAAACTAATTGCCGCCCTAGAGGAAATTCTACCCCCAGAAGAGAACAGAGATTTCAATCCTCCAGCGGCCACCTTCAATGTGGGCGCTATCCAAGGCGGGACTGCTATCAATATCATTCCGGAACATTGTCAATTTGATTGGGAATGCCGTACCCTGCCTTCCCAAAATCCAGCTCAGCTCAATGAAGCATGGGAACGTCTGATCCACGCCCTACGAAAACAAATACCTGGAATTGAGGTAGAAAACCATATTAAAACGGCTGTTCCTGGGCTTAAAGCCGAATCCAATCGGGAAATCGCCACTTGGCTGAAGGAATTTCTGGAAGAGGGAAAAATTGGCACCGCCCCTTTCATGACAGAAGCGGGGCTATATCAGCAAGCTGGCCTTCCCACTGTGGTTTGCGGCCCGGGCAGTATTCAGGAAGCCCACCAACCTGACGAAAACATTAGCATTCATAGCATGGAAAATTACCGTTTTTTTCTTTATAAAATAGTTGGAAGCCTGATGGAACAGGAGTAA
- a CDS encoding zinc ribbon-containing protein, with translation MDTRDKDDRLAHAYHKMVSRVRSLVGEEESKAEPEVSKGIEAAKQKAVEAGELSQEEADRLGEYLRRDLEDAARYLSNTGKALGDWLMLDLELIEEQLLDAFSQVADKTRFELALWAEQARHAQDYQTGEIIGIGTFACLNCGERLHFHQASPLPPCPKCQHTLFQRLKRSEEHS, from the coding sequence ATGGATACACGGGACAAAGACGATAGACTCGCCCACGCTTACCATAAAATGGTGAGCCGGGTACGCTCCCTCGTAGGCGAGGAAGAAAGCAAAGCCGAGCCCGAGGTCTCCAAAGGAATCGAAGCCGCCAAACAAAAAGCCGTTGAAGCGGGTGAACTGAGCCAGGAAGAAGCAGATCGGCTAGGAGAATATCTTCGCCGCGATCTGGAAGACGCGGCAAGATACTTGAGCAATACTGGCAAGGCCCTTGGCGACTGGCTCATGTTGGATCTCGAACTCATTGAAGAGCAATTGCTCGACGCCTTTTCCCAAGTCGCGGATAAAACCCGCTTTGAGCTCGCCCTCTGGGCAGAGCAGGCCCGCCATGCCCAGGATTACCAAACGGGGGAGATTATTGGCATCGGAACTTTTGCATGCCTAAATTGCGGTGAGCGGCTCCATTTTCATCAGGCTAGTCCCCTGCCGCCCTGCCCCAAATGCCAGCACACCCTCTTTCAGCGCCTCAAGCGAAGCGAGGAGCACAGCTAA
- the infA gene encoding translation initiation factor IF-1: MAKEDNIEMEGTVVDTLPNTMFRVELENGHVVTAHISGKMRKHYIRILTGDKVTVQLTPYDLSKGRIVYRAR; this comes from the coding sequence ATGGCAAAAGAAGATAATATCGAAATGGAAGGAACAGTGGTAGATACCCTACCCAACACCATGTTTCGGGTAGAATTGGAAAACGGCCATGTCGTTACTGCCCATATTTCTGGAAAAATGCGCAAACACTATATTCGTATTCTGACCGGGGATAAAGTGACCGTCCAATTAACGCCCTATGATCTCAGTAAAGGCCGGATCGTTTATCGCGCCCGCTAA
- a CDS encoding arginyltransferase, protein MTSYWNFDFYLSPPQPCSYLPDQTATNLFADPEAVIDIARYSTLVRLGFRRSGRLVYRPRCPHCSACQPARIPVAQFRPNRSQRRAWKFNQDLSAFYRPVEFSDEHFDLFRRYLNSRHPQGGMDDSTPEDYLNFIVSGWNETSLIEFRDGEERLLAVAALDALTDGLSAVYSFFDPNEKRRSLGIYIILWEISEAKALNLPYVYLGYWIKNSHKMNYKSAFHPLEVYQEKKWSILKET, encoded by the coding sequence ATGACTTCCTATTGGAATTTTGACTTTTACCTTTCCCCTCCCCAACCTTGTAGCTACCTACCGGATCAAACCGCTACCAATCTTTTTGCCGATCCGGAGGCTGTTATAGATATTGCCCGCTATAGCACCCTAGTGCGCCTTGGATTCCGCCGTAGTGGCCGCCTCGTGTACCGCCCCCGCTGCCCCCATTGTTCCGCCTGCCAACCAGCGCGGATTCCGGTGGCTCAATTTCGACCTAACCGGAGCCAACGACGGGCCTGGAAATTTAACCAAGATCTAAGCGCTTTCTACCGCCCCGTGGAATTTAGCGACGAGCACTTTGACCTTTTCCGCCGCTATCTGAATAGCCGTCACCCTCAAGGCGGCATGGACGACTCAACGCCCGAGGATTATCTTAACTTTATCGTTAGCGGCTGGAATGAAACATCTCTAATTGAATTTCGCGACGGCGAGGAACGCCTGCTTGCCGTCGCGGCCCTAGACGCTCTCACCGATGGACTGTCAGCAGTTTATAGCTTTTTCGACCCAAACGAAAAAAGACGCAGTTTAGGGATTTATATTATCCTGTGGGAAATCAGTGAAGCCAAAGCGCTGAACCTTCCCTACGTCTACCTGGGCTACTGGATTAAAAATAGCCATAAAATGAACTATAAATCCGCTTTTCATCCGTTAGAAGTCTATCAAGAAAAAAAGTGGAGCATCCTTAAGGAAACATGA
- a CDS encoding M24 family metallopeptidase has product MRFFTDEEFEERVHQVREKMAEQKLDAIIITNPENIYYLTGLSHQGYFAYTSLVLSLDKEPALIIRAMEKAIVEDMVVPTVKCYLYSDGVPPLPKPKHRDKDLTLSTPMEGPETGGLGPWSMSLGISIQSDHNDETELKDYSAPVKATCQALQELGLTSAHVAFEKSSAFLPYKIAEAFVNRMSDVKWSDAEDLVTECRIVQSPTELACTRKAAEISDAMMMSGIAMAGPGVSSRNVMGAIYQTMILRGGAYPAFVPLVRSTRTLAHEHGTWDEWDADILQKEDLLFLEMAGCYWRYHAPIGRLAHIGQISPKAEKAYETCLAALYSAVDALKPGVTADSVYKAWQRCVDKAGFSHYRRHHCGYIVGIGFPPSWSGSGVPKGLREGSTMVIQKGMVFHLMSWLLRTGEGDAFFSDTVVVTDKGGEFLTKAPRELNAR; this is encoded by the coding sequence ATGAGATTTTTCACAGACGAAGAGTTTGAAGAAAGGGTCCATCAGGTTCGAGAAAAAATGGCGGAGCAAAAGCTCGATGCCATCATCATCACTAACCCGGAAAATATTTATTATCTCACCGGCCTGAGTCATCAAGGCTATTTCGCCTATACTTCTTTAGTATTGTCCCTCGATAAGGAACCCGCCCTCATCATCCGGGCGATGGAGAAAGCCATCGTCGAGGATATGGTGGTACCTACCGTAAAATGCTACCTCTACTCAGACGGTGTTCCCCCGCTGCCCAAACCCAAACATCGGGACAAAGACCTCACTTTAAGTACCCCCATGGAGGGACCGGAAACGGGCGGGCTGGGTCCTTGGTCCATGAGCTTGGGAATCTCCATCCAAAGCGATCATAACGATGAAACAGAACTCAAGGATTATTCGGCACCCGTAAAGGCTACCTGCCAAGCTCTCCAGGAACTAGGACTCACCTCTGCCCACGTGGCCTTCGAAAAAAGCAGTGCTTTTTTACCCTACAAAATTGCGGAAGCCTTTGTAAATAGAATGTCTGACGTGAAGTGGTCCGATGCAGAGGATCTAGTTACCGAGTGCCGAATTGTTCAATCACCAACCGAGCTGGCATGCACCCGGAAGGCGGCAGAGATTTCCGATGCCATGATGATGTCAGGGATTGCCATGGCCGGTCCTGGCGTTTCTAGCCGTAATGTGATGGGGGCTATCTATCAAACCATGATTCTGCGTGGTGGCGCCTACCCCGCTTTCGTACCCCTGGTACGGTCCACGCGCACACTAGCCCATGAACATGGAACCTGGGACGAATGGGACGCTGATATACTACAGAAGGAGGATCTTTTATTTTTGGAAATGGCTGGCTGTTATTGGCGTTATCATGCACCGATTGGACGTTTGGCGCATATTGGGCAGATCTCACCAAAAGCGGAAAAAGCCTATGAAACCTGTTTAGCCGCGTTATATAGCGCAGTGGACGCTCTAAAACCCGGCGTTACCGCTGATTCTGTCTATAAAGCCTGGCAGCGGTGTGTAGATAAAGCAGGATTTTCCCATTACCGCCGCCATCACTGCGGCTATATCGTTGGTATTGGGTTTCCCCCAAGCTGGTCAGGTTCCGGTGTTCCCAAGGGACTGCGCGAAGGCTCCACCATGGTTATTCAAAAAGGAATGGTCTTCCATCTGATGTCCTGGCTTTTGCGGACGGGAGAAGGAGATGCCTTCTTCTCTGATACGGTAGTTGTCACGGATAAGGGGGGCGAGTTTTTAACCAAGGCTCCACGGGAGCTGAACGCACGTTAG
- a CDS encoding porin, with protein sequence MNNFKKTKLAVAAAAAMGLSLPAGAVVVVGGENGWEVSFDGNINQFYVWTDPDRRPDGVIGGNMPSSFTQDQNGNIRSTAEESSRFRTGLMPALFSFNVKAPTWNGLDIGGRVSFAGQTNNANTKNSDLGVNGGFGDTGIGKIRSDSTSDLGGNLEFREAFFTVDGAFGQVLLGRTLSLFMGKNILTDQTLFGVGATGSVHGGGFTLGRIGYGYLYPNFNSQARWTSPDMMGFKVSLAAVDPSQVCGEGAGLAGGVNCARETQSPRGEGEVSYAGTFNNGSYQVWGSGMWQNVRYSGNSSNDFNVWGWTAGAQVQFMGFEVNGSYYDGEGLGTSFLMDADSLDATGQKRDNRGWLAQGGYTILGHTKLAVSYGISRADETSNDSICRTGGINCVGAAGARLEKQQSYVAGIYHDVNANLKLVAEYSRLENEWHGGQKQEANVVGVGGYFFW encoded by the coding sequence ATGAACAATTTCAAAAAAACCAAACTCGCGGTAGCGGCCGCCGCCGCCATGGGACTTTCGCTGCCGGCGGGGGCTGTCGTTGTGGTGGGGGGAGAGAACGGGTGGGAAGTCAGTTTTGACGGTAATATCAACCAGTTCTATGTCTGGACCGATCCGGATAGGCGGCCTGACGGCGTGATTGGCGGTAACATGCCTAGCAGCTTCACTCAGGATCAGAACGGTAATATTCGCAGCACGGCAGAAGAATCTAGCCGCTTCCGCACGGGTTTGATGCCGGCCCTGTTTAGTTTCAATGTGAAGGCACCCACCTGGAATGGGTTGGACATAGGGGGTCGAGTTAGCTTTGCTGGCCAGACCAACAATGCCAATACCAAGAACAGCGATTTGGGTGTCAATGGTGGCTTTGGCGATACAGGTATCGGCAAAATCAGAAGCGATTCCACGAGTGATCTTGGCGGCAATCTCGAATTCCGGGAAGCCTTCTTTACCGTGGATGGGGCTTTCGGCCAAGTGCTTCTAGGTCGAACCTTATCCTTGTTCATGGGCAAGAATATCCTCACTGACCAGACCTTGTTTGGTGTGGGTGCTACTGGCAGTGTCCATGGGGGCGGCTTTACCCTGGGGCGGATTGGTTATGGTTATCTTTATCCCAACTTTAACTCCCAGGCTCGTTGGACCAGCCCGGATATGATGGGTTTCAAGGTCTCCTTGGCGGCCGTGGACCCTTCTCAGGTCTGTGGTGAAGGAGCCGGCCTTGCAGGCGGTGTGAACTGTGCGAGGGAGACTCAGTCGCCTCGGGGAGAGGGCGAAGTGAGTTATGCCGGCACCTTTAATAACGGCAGCTATCAGGTTTGGGGTTCGGGGATGTGGCAGAATGTCCGCTACAGCGGCAACTCGTCTAATGACTTTAACGTCTGGGGCTGGACTGCGGGGGCGCAAGTCCAATTTATGGGTTTTGAGGTCAATGGCTCCTACTACGATGGCGAAGGTTTGGGTACTTCCTTCCTCATGGATGCGGATTCCCTGGATGCCACGGGACAAAAGCGCGACAATAGGGGATGGTTGGCTCAGGGAGGCTACACCATCCTGGGCCACACCAAGTTAGCGGTCAGCTATGGCATCTCCAGGGCAGATGAGACCAGTAACGACAGTATTTGCCGTACCGGTGGGATTAATTGTGTAGGCGCTGCCGGGGCCCGGCTTGAGAAGCAGCAATCCTATGTGGCGGGTATCTATCACGATGTTAATGCCAACTTGAAGTTGGTAGCGGAATATTCCCGGCTAGAAAACGAGTGGCACGGCGGCCAGAAACAAGAGGCCAATGTGGTGGGCGTTGGCGGTTACTTCTTCTGGTAA
- the tadA gene encoding tRNA adenosine(34) deaminase TadA, producing the protein MISSPPGEKDIPWMYHALALARYAEETGEVPVGAVVVQEDEIVGEGWNCPINSRDPTAHAEIQAIRAASQQLGNYRLVGTTLYVTLEPCAMCAGAIIQARIRRVVFGAFDPKGGAVGSALSILPGERLNHQVECQGGVLAEACGAILSAFFRARR; encoded by the coding sequence ATGATTAGCAGCCCTCCCGGGGAGAAAGATATCCCATGGATGTACCATGCCCTGGCTCTCGCCCGATATGCTGAAGAGACGGGGGAAGTCCCGGTAGGGGCGGTAGTGGTGCAGGAGGATGAAATAGTGGGTGAAGGTTGGAATTGTCCTATTAACAGCCGTGATCCCACGGCCCACGCCGAGATCCAAGCCATTCGCGCGGCTAGCCAGCAGCTCGGTAATTACCGGCTAGTGGGGACAACTCTCTATGTAACGCTGGAGCCCTGTGCCATGTGTGCTGGTGCCATTATCCAGGCAAGAATTCGACGGGTAGTATTTGGTGCTTTTGATCCAAAAGGGGGGGCAGTAGGCAGTGCGCTGAGTATTCTTCCTGGCGAGCGACTCAACCACCAGGTCGAATGCCAAGGGGGCGTTTTGGCAGAGGCTTGCGGAGCGATTCTATCGGCCTTTTTCCGGGCCCGGCGGTAA
- a CDS encoding aldehyde dehydrogenase family protein, with protein sequence MNQPAPLPLTHKAQVAVRQTRLLIDGEFRNSLSGKTFATVDPSTEEVIAQVAEGDAEDIDLAVQAARKAFDSGPWRQMDARERGRRMLKWADLIEDHMEELAKLEVLDNGKPINEALGYDIPSAAATLRYFAGWADKIHGKTIPISGPFFTYTRREPVGVCGLIIPWNFPLAMAAWKLGPALAAGCTAILKPAEQTPLTALRAGELALEAGIPPGVLNIVPGFGPTAGAALVQHPLVEKIAFTGEYKTAQTIKQATINSMKRLSFELGGKSPNIIFNDANLEEAITGSFGAIFLNQGQNCCAGSRAFVHNNIYDEFVEQFAEKAAKRKLGDPFDPATEHGAQIDKAQFDKIMRYIALGKEQGAKCVTGGERAFEQGYFIQPTIFREVKEDMAIATDEIFGPVASVLRFKDINEVIEKANNTPFGLAAAVWTQDIDKANAVAAGVKAGTVWVNCYNVVDPAAPFGGFKLSGLGRELGEQALDAYTETKTVTVLRR encoded by the coding sequence ATGAACCAGCCAGCCCCATTGCCCCTCACCCACAAAGCGCAGGTAGCGGTGCGCCAGACTCGCTTACTGATTGATGGCGAATTCCGCAACAGCCTCAGTGGTAAAACCTTTGCTACTGTCGATCCCTCCACCGAAGAAGTGATTGCCCAGGTGGCGGAAGGCGATGCGGAAGATATTGACCTAGCGGTCCAAGCGGCCCGTAAAGCTTTCGATAGCGGCCCCTGGCGCCAAATGGACGCCCGAGAACGGGGCCGCCGAATGTTGAAGTGGGCCGATTTGATTGAAGACCATATGGAAGAACTGGCCAAGCTTGAAGTCTTGGACAATGGGAAGCCCATCAACGAGGCCCTAGGCTACGATATTCCCAGCGCCGCGGCTACGCTTCGTTATTTTGCCGGCTGGGCGGACAAAATTCATGGCAAGACTATTCCTATTTCCGGGCCTTTCTTCACTTATACGCGCCGGGAGCCAGTGGGAGTTTGCGGCCTGATCATTCCCTGGAACTTTCCTCTGGCAATGGCGGCTTGGAAGTTAGGTCCTGCCCTGGCCGCTGGCTGCACTGCTATTCTGAAACCGGCGGAGCAAACGCCCCTGACGGCCCTTCGCGCCGGTGAGCTGGCCCTGGAGGCAGGCATTCCTCCAGGTGTGCTCAATATTGTGCCCGGTTTCGGTCCTACGGCGGGCGCGGCCCTAGTACAGCACCCCCTAGTTGAGAAAATCGCCTTCACGGGAGAATATAAAACCGCCCAAACGATTAAGCAGGCCACGATTAACAGTATGAAACGTCTGTCCTTTGAGCTAGGAGGTAAAAGCCCCAACATCATCTTTAACGATGCCAATCTGGAAGAAGCTATTACGGGTTCCTTTGGTGCTATTTTTCTAAATCAAGGACAAAACTGCTGCGCCGGTAGCCGCGCCTTTGTGCATAACAATATTTATGATGAATTCGTGGAGCAATTTGCCGAGAAGGCAGCCAAACGTAAACTGGGCGATCCCTTCGATCCCGCTACCGAGCATGGAGCTCAAATCGACAAGGCCCAGTTCGATAAAATTATGCGCTATATCGCCCTTGGCAAGGAGCAAGGCGCAAAATGTGTCACCGGCGGCGAGCGGGCCTTTGAGCAAGGTTATTTTATCCAACCCACCATCTTTAGGGAGGTCAAGGAGGATATGGCCATCGCAACGGATGAGATTTTCGGGCCAGTGGCTAGTGTGCTACGCTTCAAAGACATCAATGAAGTTATTGAAAAAGCCAATAATACCCCCTTTGGCCTTGCGGCGGCCGTATGGACTCAAGACATCGACAAAGCCAATGCGGTGGCCGCAGGGGTAAAAGCCGGGACCGTCTGGGTCAACTGCTACAATGTGGTCGATCCAGCAGCGCCTTTTGGCGGCTTTAAACTATCCGGACTCGGCCGGGAGTTGGGTGAACAAGCCCTGGATGCCTACACGGAAACCAAAACAGTCACTGTATTGCGGAGGTAA
- a CDS encoding RNA recognition motif domain-containing protein, translating into MITLFVRGLPTSTTEESLTALFADYGTVRSLTLHKDLFTGQARGTALINMEGHEGRAAIAALDGSQLQGRTIYVNQTKEEKRRGRGGRRRR; encoded by the coding sequence ATGATCACACTTTTTGTGCGTGGTTTGCCAACAAGTACAACCGAGGAGAGTCTTACCGCTTTATTCGCTGACTACGGTACCGTGCGCTCTTTGACCTTACATAAAGATTTATTTACCGGTCAGGCACGCGGCACCGCTCTAATCAACATGGAAGGCCATGAAGGTCGTGCTGCTATCGCCGCGTTGGACGGTTCGCAACTCCAAGGTCGAACTATCTATGTGAATCAGACCAAAGAGGAAAAACGCCGCGGCCGCGGCGGCAGACGCCGCCGCTAA
- a CDS encoding disulfide bond formation protein B, with translation MRLSVRWVFFLGFFLCALMLAIAGYFQFVEDLEPCPLCILSRVVVLAIGGIFLVAALHNPRSWGVKIYALLGFVVTLIGIGVTGRHVWLQNLPADQVPACGPGLNFMLDNFPLTETLELVFRGSGECAEVQWSFLGLTIPGWTLAAFLLLGVISLWQMGRAGSGVEKLT, from the coding sequence ATGAGGCTTTCAGTCCGTTGGGTTTTCTTTTTAGGTTTCTTTCTGTGCGCTTTAATGCTAGCGATAGCGGGCTATTTTCAATTTGTCGAGGACTTGGAACCTTGCCCGCTCTGCATCTTATCTCGCGTGGTGGTATTGGCTATCGGGGGGATATTTTTAGTAGCTGCGCTCCATAATCCTAGAAGCTGGGGAGTAAAAATATATGCCCTATTGGGATTTGTAGTTACCCTAATCGGGATAGGTGTAACGGGGCGCCATGTATGGTTGCAGAATCTTCCGGCCGATCAGGTGCCTGCTTGCGGACCTGGGCTCAACTTTATGCTAGACAATTTCCCTTTGACCGAGACTCTGGAATTGGTGTTTCGTGGTTCTGGAGAGTGTGCCGAAGTTCAATGGAGCTTTTTAGGGTTGACCATCCCCGGATGGACGCTGGCAGCTTTTCTGTTGTTAGGGGTAATAAGTCTATGGCAAATGGGGCGAGCAGGCAGTGGCGTAGAGAAGTTGACCTAA
- a CDS encoding threonine aldolase family protein, protein MGERHFISDNAAGIHPEVMAMLEKTSHGHAVAYGNDPTTQQALQLFKQHFGAQTETFFVLTGTAANVIALQSVMSSFEAVICADCAHLHRDECGAPEKFLGSKVLTAPTQQGKLNVATVAPLLRGTAMVHRAQPKVLSITQCTEWGTIYTPEEIKTLADFCHEQGLLLHMDGARLSNAAARLNLSLKEMTTDVGVDILSFGGTKNGLLAAEAIVFFDPQWTKKTGFYRKQGMQLVSKMRFISAQFLALLSNDLWRKNAQHANEMAALLERGLKNIPQVEFVVPVETNGIFARIPPSWVPCLQQHYAFAIWDSASTIVRWMTSFDTTAEEVRDFTQKIRNMNKDKVP, encoded by the coding sequence ATGGGAGAACGGCATTTTATCAGCGACAACGCAGCCGGCATACACCCAGAAGTCATGGCCATGCTGGAAAAAACCAGCCACGGCCACGCCGTTGCCTACGGCAACGATCCCACCACCCAACAGGCCCTCCAACTATTCAAACAGCATTTTGGAGCCCAGACTGAAACATTTTTTGTACTGACAGGCACCGCCGCTAACGTGATTGCCCTGCAAAGCGTCATGTCTTCCTTTGAGGCCGTTATCTGCGCCGACTGCGCCCATCTTCACCGGGATGAGTGCGGAGCGCCGGAAAAATTCCTAGGATCAAAGGTACTAACTGCTCCCACTCAGCAAGGCAAGTTAAATGTAGCAACCGTGGCGCCATTGTTACGCGGCACGGCCATGGTCCATCGCGCCCAGCCGAAAGTCCTTTCCATTACCCAATGCACAGAATGGGGGACTATCTATACGCCTGAAGAGATTAAAACCCTGGCGGATTTTTGCCATGAACAAGGGTTGCTACTCCACATGGATGGAGCTCGGTTAAGCAACGCCGCTGCCCGGCTGAATTTAAGCCTAAAAGAGATGACCACAGATGTAGGCGTGGATATACTTTCCTTTGGCGGCACCAAAAATGGGCTACTAGCAGCTGAGGCGATTGTTTTCTTCGATCCCCAGTGGACGAAAAAGACTGGCTTCTACCGTAAACAAGGCATGCAACTAGTCTCCAAAATGCGTTTTATCTCAGCTCAATTTCTAGCTCTATTAAGCAACGATCTCTGGAGGAAAAATGCGCAACACGCCAATGAAATGGCGGCTTTACTGGAACGAGGACTCAAAAATATTCCGCAGGTGGAATTTGTCGTCCCCGTAGAAACCAATGGGATATTTGCCCGAATACCTCCCTCTTGGGTACCCTGTTTACAACAACATTATGCTTTTGCGATCTGGGACTCTGCTAGCACCATCGTGCGCTGGATGACTTCATTTGATACTACAGCGGAGGAAGTGCGAGATTTTACGCAAAAAATACGAAACATGAACAAGGACAAGGTCCCCTAA
- a CDS encoding cold-shock protein yields the protein MSEQQTGTVKWFNDSKGYGFIQREGGSDLFVHYRSITGSGHRTLKEGQQVSFIEVQGQKGPQADNVTVL from the coding sequence ATGTCAGAACAACAGACAGGAACCGTGAAGTGGTTCAATGATTCAAAGGGTTATGGGTTTATACAACGGGAAGGGGGCAGCGATCTGTTTGTGCACTACCGTTCCATCACTGGCAGCGGCCACAGAACCCTCAAGGAAGGTCAACAGGTCAGTTTTATTGAAGTACAGGGCCAGAAAGGCCCTCAAGCTGATAATGTTACCGTTTTATAA
- a CDS encoding PLP-dependent cysteine synthase family protein, translated as MTISHTILDAIGKTPLLDLGDGILAKCEFLNPSGSIKARIAKYMIEKAETEGLLKPGDTIVEATSGNTGNAMSMVAAIKGYRMIVVMPDGYTSERVKISRGLGAEIKFVGHFQVNDALRTAQELGAQPGYYCPQQFDNEWNVDENRDWLGQEVIAQIPETMRIDAVVQGVGTGGTLIGVSQALRQWHNDQIKVYAMEPKESRTLECCIVADHQIEGISDGFIPTIYQRHRHEIDDIVHVESETAIEVSKELARQRGLFVGPSSGANVWAAQEIKRRNPEIKTVLTFLCDKAEKYLSLMYS; from the coding sequence ATGACCATTAGTCACACAATTCTGGATGCCATTGGCAAGACACCTTTGCTAGACTTGGGAGACGGCATTCTTGCCAAATGCGAATTTCTGAATCCTTCTGGCTCCATCAAGGCGCGGATAGCTAAATATATGATCGAAAAAGCGGAAACGGAAGGCTTGCTGAAGCCTGGCGACACCATCGTTGAGGCGACCAGCGGCAACACAGGAAACGCCATGAGTATGGTTGCTGCCATCAAAGGCTACCGCATGATAGTGGTCATGCCGGATGGCTATACATCCGAGCGAGTCAAAATTTCCCGTGGCCTGGGCGCTGAAATCAAATTCGTCGGCCATTTTCAGGTCAATGACGCCCTGCGCACAGCCCAGGAACTTGGCGCCCAGCCAGGCTATTATTGCCCCCAACAATTTGACAATGAATGGAATGTAGATGAAAACCGGGACTGGCTCGGCCAGGAGGTCATTGCCCAGATCCCGGAAACCATGCGGATCGATGCCGTCGTCCAGGGCGTTGGTACCGGCGGCACCCTGATTGGCGTTTCCCAAGCCTTGCGCCAATGGCATAACGACCAAATCAAGGTTTACGCCATGGAACCCAAGGAATCTCGCACCCTTGAATGCTGCATTGTGGCTGATCACCAAATTGAAGGTATTTCCGACGGTTTTATTCCGACCATTTACCAGCGCCATCGACACGAGATCGATGACATTGTCCATGTGGAAAGCGAAACGGCGATTGAGGTCTCCAAGGAACTGGCGCGGCAACGGGGCCTCTTTGTCGGTCCAAGTTCCGGGGCCAACGTGTGGGCAGCCCAGGAGATCAAGCGCCGCAATCCTGAAATCAAAACCGTCCTTACCTTCCTCTGCGACAAGGCGGAAAAATATCTGTCCCTCATGTATAGCTAA